The proteins below are encoded in one region of Halorhodospira halochloris:
- the plsX gene encoding phosphate acyltransferase PlsX, with the protein MGGDYGPSVVVPAAVDAIKRHKDLRLILVGRESAIAEQLDKLQAPDSGRLITRHCSQVVEMDESPSIALRNKRDSSMRVALDMVKAGEADGCVSAGNTGALMATARYLLKTLPGIDRPAIMSTIPAKGGATHMLDLGANVDCKAEHLFQFAVMGSVAIEAVYGIERPRVGLLNIGEEDIKGNDQVKKAAEMLSNAEEINYTGYIEGDGVFSGEADIVVCDGFVGNVSLKSSEGVASLISDYMRMEFHRNILTRLAGLVALPVLKSLRRRIDPRQYNGASLLGLRAVAMKSHGSADSFSFGRAIDTAVVEAEQNVPGLIGERIGGLLGGFRRRR; encoded by the coding sequence ATGGGCGGTGATTATGGCCCAAGTGTAGTTGTGCCTGCTGCGGTCGATGCCATCAAGCGACACAAGGATTTGCGGCTGATCCTAGTCGGCCGTGAGTCGGCCATAGCTGAACAACTTGACAAGTTGCAGGCGCCTGACTCAGGTAGACTTATAACTCGACATTGCAGCCAAGTGGTTGAGATGGATGAGTCACCGTCTATCGCCCTGCGTAATAAGCGCGACTCTTCCATGCGGGTTGCCCTCGATATGGTCAAGGCCGGTGAGGCCGATGGCTGTGTTAGTGCCGGCAACACCGGCGCTCTAATGGCCACGGCCCGTTACCTGCTGAAGACTCTGCCCGGCATTGATCGGCCAGCAATTATGAGCACTATCCCGGCTAAGGGCGGTGCTACGCACATGCTTGATCTGGGCGCCAACGTAGATTGTAAGGCAGAGCATCTGTTCCAGTTTGCAGTAATGGGTTCAGTTGCGATTGAGGCTGTCTACGGCATAGAACGCCCGCGGGTTGGTCTACTGAATATTGGCGAGGAGGATATCAAGGGTAACGATCAGGTCAAAAAGGCTGCTGAAATGCTCAGTAATGCCGAGGAGATAAACTACACCGGTTATATCGAAGGTGATGGTGTCTTCTCAGGAGAGGCCGATATAGTCGTTTGTGACGGTTTTGTTGGCAATGTCTCTCTGAAAAGCAGTGAAGGCGTGGCCTCCTTGATTTCTGACTATATGCGTATGGAGTTCCATCGCAATATTTTGACCCGCCTTGCAGGTCTGGTAGCTCTGCCGGTGCTCAAATCTTTGCGCCGCCGTATTGACCCTCGCCAGTATAATGGCGCGAGCTTGCTTGGCCTGCGCGCTGTTGCAATGAAAAGCCATGGTTCGGCGGACAGCTTCTCATTCGGTCGCGCTATAGATACTGCGGTAGTTGAGGCTGAGCAAAATGTGCCTGGGCTCATAGGGGAGAGGATTGGGGGGTTGCTCGGTGGATTTAGGAGAAGGCGGTGA
- the rpmF gene encoding 50S ribosomal protein L32 — MAVQQNRKTPSKRGMRRSHDKLGKPTLSTEPRTGETHLRHHVSPDGYYRGRKVTRGQED, encoded by the coding sequence ATGGCAGTACAGCAAAATCGTAAAACGCCTTCCAAGAGAGGCATGCGCCGTTCGCACGATAAGCTTGGCAAACCGACCTTGTCGACTGAGCCGAGAACTGGTGAGACGCACCTTCGCCACCATGTAAGTCCAGATGGTTATTATCGGGGCCGCAAGGTTACTCGCGGCCAAGAAGATTGA
- a CDS encoding YceD family protein, translated as MPQPMLPQGLTPDDFGPDAPTYAGELALGQMARLVPLLAEAHGGAHLVIAGRVDECGRRFVEGSVTAELILICQRCLGAYPHAVEEEFRLTLVSSEAEGEELPDDLEPFVSAGGRVQLMDLAEEELLLALPVVARHREGECSPPPNRAGISREELSPFAQLRGVFGDDSCERK; from the coding sequence ATGCCACAGCCTATGCTACCGCAAGGATTGACTCCCGACGATTTTGGTCCTGACGCGCCTACGTATGCAGGCGAGCTTGCCTTAGGGCAGATGGCGAGATTGGTCCCGCTGCTTGCAGAGGCGCACGGCGGAGCTCACCTGGTTATAGCGGGTCGTGTTGATGAGTGCGGGCGCCGTTTTGTTGAAGGTAGTGTTACCGCTGAGCTGATACTGATTTGCCAGCGTTGTCTTGGGGCCTACCCCCACGCTGTGGAGGAGGAGTTCCGGTTAACCTTGGTCAGCTCAGAGGCTGAAGGAGAGGAATTGCCTGACGATCTTGAGCCGTTCGTTAGTGCTGGAGGAAGAGTACAACTGATGGACTTGGCAGAGGAGGAGTTGCTGCTTGCTTTGCCCGTTGTCGCCCGACACCGGGAAGGCGAGTGCAGTCCTCCTCCTAACCGAGCCGGAATTTCTCGTGAAGAGCTAAGCCCTTTTGCGCAGTTGCGCGGGGTTTTTGGTGACGATAGCTGTGAACGCAAGTGA
- a CDS encoding Maf family protein, producing the protein MTSPDHESKKLILASASTYRRDLLARLKLDFAVQAADIDESVPFDETAHHAVLRLAEMKARTVAEKNPGAVVIGSDQIALLGEKIIGKPNTREQAKQQLRQSSGRSVDFLTAVTVIDGEKVEQDIDTTRIKFRDLDDDAIDRYLDADEPYDCAGAIRSEGLGITLLAAVDTRDPSALIGLPLIALTRMLREAGFAIP; encoded by the coding sequence ATGACCAGCCCCGATCACGAATCTAAAAAATTGATCCTGGCTTCAGCATCCACTTATCGTCGCGACTTATTGGCAAGGCTCAAGCTAGACTTTGCAGTCCAGGCTGCAGACATCGATGAATCTGTGCCTTTTGATGAAACTGCTCACCACGCGGTGTTGCGTTTAGCAGAAATGAAGGCCAGGACTGTGGCTGAAAAGAATCCCGGGGCGGTAGTTATAGGGAGCGATCAAATTGCCCTACTAGGCGAGAAAATCATCGGCAAACCCAATACCCGCGAACAAGCAAAACAGCAATTGCGTCAATCCTCAGGCCGCAGCGTCGATTTTCTGACCGCTGTAACAGTGATCGACGGCGAAAAGGTAGAGCAAGATATAGACACGACGCGGATAAAGTTTAGGGACCTTGATGATGATGCTATAGACAGATATTTGGATGCCGATGAGCCTTACGATTGTGCCGGAGCTATTCGCTCCGAGGGCCTGGGGATCACTCTCCTTGCAGCTGTGGACACCCGCGACCCATCAGCACTTATCGGGCTTCCCTTGATTGCCCTAACTAGAATGCTGCGAGAGGCAGGCTTCGCAATCCCTTAG